From Camelina sativa cultivar DH55 chromosome 7, Cs, whole genome shotgun sequence, one genomic window encodes:
- the LOC104704155 gene encoding receptor-like cytosolic serine/threonine-protein kinase RBK1 — protein MKRIDIDLVSNRNCNGKSIFMDLSGEPRRVNITRLAAAQEDDTVSVEVISELIWKLREAYRGRANNRIVGLHDETEQCVVHRDIKPSNILLSSKKIPKLCDFGLATWTAAPSVPFLCKTVKGTFGYLAPEYFQHGKISDKTDVYAFGVVLLELITGRKPIEARRTSGQENLVVWAKPLLQRGIESIEELLDPRLKCTRKNSVEMERMIRAAAACVINEESRRPGMEEIVSILKGEEGLEPKTHSSGKNTNIAGMIDTYTQLQQTKSEMKCHLDLAMLGVTELEDDDHVYGR, from the exons ATGAAGAGGATTGACATTGACTTGGTATCCAACAGGAACTGTAACGGTAAATCCATCTTCATGGATCTCAGCGGCGAACCCCGGCGGGTTAACATTACCCGGTTAGCTGCAGCCCAAGAGGATGATACTGTTTCAGTTGAGGTTATTTCGGAACTAATTTGGAAGCTGCGTGAGGCTTATCGG GGACGGGCGAATAATCGCATCGTGGGACTCCATGACGAGACAGAGCAATGTGTTGTTCACAGAGATATCAAACCTTCCAATATTCTTCTTTCCTCAAAGAAGATACCAAAG ttGTGTGATTTCGGGTTAGCTACTTGGACAGCTGCACCTTCTGTTCCTTTTCTCTGCAAAACCGTGAAAGGCACATTCGG CTATCTGGCTCCTGAGTATTTCCAGCATGGTAAGATATCTGACAAGACCGATGTTTACGCCTTTGGGGTTGTGTTGCTTGAGCTTATAACTGGTCGGAAACCAATCGAAGCCAGAAGAACATCTGGTCAAGAAAACTTGGTTGTTTGG GCAAAACCGTTGTTGCAAAGAGGGATAGAATCCATAGAGGAGCTGCTTGATCCAAGACTAAAATGTACAAGAAAAAACTCGGTTGAGATGGAGCGGATGATCCGTGCTGCAGCGGCTTGTGTGATCAATGAAGAGTCCCGAAGACCTGGTATGGAAGAGATTGTCTCAATCTTGAAAGGTGAAGAAGGATTAGAACCAAAAACACATTCAAGCgggaaaaatacaaatattgcGGGTATGATTGACACTTATACACAGCTGCAACAGACCAAATCCGAGATGAAATGTCATCTTGATCTTGCGATGCTCGGAGTAACAGagcttgaagatgatgatcatgtgtACGGCCGATGA
- the LOC104704157 gene encoding probable WRKY transcription factor 46: protein YRGYYRCTHRFTRGCLAVKQVQKSDADPSCYEVKYLESHTCNGNLLLSTTKHSVSLSKEEERNRVPKLHHVREQSEDTIKHMKSEELMLSLDDLENKKEIFRTFSFSNPETENTTGWKNLMENFSPTTTSESGITNELISASSASVANSPTEDSCFSSLKNILDLSYD from the coding sequence tacaGAGGATATTATAGATGTACACATCGATTCACACGAGGGTGTTTAGCGGTGAAGCAAGTACAAAAATCAGATGCAGACCCTTCGTGTTACGAAGTCAAGTACTTAGAGAGTCACACATGTAACGGCAATTTACTACTATCAACCACCAAacactctgtttctttgtccaaagaagaagaacgaaacAGAGTACCTAAGCTACATCATGTTAGAGAGCAATCCGAAGATACAATCAAACATATGAAATCTGAAGAATTGATGTTAAGTCTCGATGACTTGGAAAACAAGAAGGAGATTTTCAGAacgttttcattttcaaatccCGAGACTGAGAATACTACTGGCTGGAAAAATCTGATGGAGAATTTTTCTCCTACAACAACATCAGAATCTGGAATCACCAACGAGTTGATATCTGCGTCCTCTGCTTCTGTTGCAAATTCACCCACCGAGGATTCgtgtttctcttctttgaaAAATATTCTCGATTTAAGttatgattga
- the LOC104699743 gene encoding 3-methyl-2-oxobutanoate hydroxymethyltransferase 2, mitochondrial-like isoform X1: protein MASSLVRSCSRVSRVALTTVRFMSNIPENTVYGGPKPQNPNQRVTLTQLRQKHRKGEPITVVTAYDYPSAVHVDTAGIDVCLVGDSAAMVVHGYDTTLPISLDEMLVHCRAVARGAKRPLLVGDLPFGTYESNTNQAVDSAVRVLKEGGMDAIKLEGGSPSRITAAKSIVEARIAVMGHVGLTPQAISVLGGFRPQGKNIASAVKVVETAMALQEAGCFSVVLECVPPPVAAAATSALHIPTIGIGAGPFCSGQVLVYHDLLGMMQHPHHAKVTPKFCKQYAQVGEVINKALLDYKEEVSEHLFPGPSYSPYKISSSDLDGFLSELQKLGLDKAASAAAASAEKMEHSDSPSSQ, encoded by the exons ATGGCTTCATCGCTCGTCAGGAGTTGCTCGCGTGTTTCGAGGGTGGCCTTAACCACCGTCCGGTTTATGAGCAACATACCGGAAAACACGGTTTACGGAGGACCGAAACCGCAAAACCCGAATCAGAGAGTGACTTTGACGCAATTGAGACAGAAACATCGGAAAGGTGAGCCGATAACCGTCGTCACCGCCTACGATTACCCTTCCGCCGTTCACGTCGACACAGCCGGAATCGATGTTTGTCTCGTTGGAGATTCAGCTGCCATGGTTGTCCATGGCTATGACACCACCCTTCCTATCTCCTTAGACGAGATGCTCGTTCACTGTCGCGCCGTCGCTCGTGGAGCCAAAAGGCCACTTCTTGTCGGCGATTTGCCCTTTGGTACTTATGAATCTAACACCAATCAG GCGGTTGATAGTGCAGTTAGAGTGCTCAAGGAAGGAGGAATGGATGCTATTAAACTTGAAGGAGGATCGCCTTCAAGGATCACTGCTGCAAAATCCATTGTGGAAGCACGGATTGCGGTTATGGGACATGTTGGATTGACTCCTCAAGCTATaagtgttcttggtggtttTAGGCCACAGGGCAAAAACATAGCTAGTGCTGTTAAG GTTGTTGAAACTGCCATGGCTTTACAAGAAGCTGGATGTTTTTCGGTTGTTTTGGAATGTGTTCCGCCTCCCGTGGCTGCTGCTGCAACCTCTGCACTTCATATTCCCACCATTGGTATAGGAGCTGGCCCTTTCTGCAGTGGACAG GTTTTAGTCTACCATGATCTTCTGGGGATGATGCAGCATCCACATCATGCTAAG GTTACTCCAAAGTTTTGCAAACAGTACGCTCAAGTAGGAGAAGTGATCAACAAAGCGCTCTTGGATTATAAGGAAGAAGTATCTGAGCACTTGTTTCCAGGTCCTTCTTACAGCCCTTACAAGATCTCCTCAAGCGACCTTGATGGATTCTTAAGCGAGTTACAGAAGTTGGGCTTAGATAAGGCTGCTTCTGCTGCAGCAGCATCAGCTGAGAAGATGGAGCATTCAGATTCACCATCTTCTCAGTGA
- the LOC104699743 gene encoding 3-methyl-2-oxobutanoate hydroxymethyltransferase 2, mitochondrial-like isoform X2, with protein sequence MASSLVRSCSRVSRVALTTVRFMSNIPENTVYGGPKPQNPNQRVTLTQLRQKHRKGEPITVVTAYDYPSAVHVDTAGIDVCLVGDSAAMVVHGYDTTLPISLDEMLVHCRAVARGAKRPLLVGDLPFGTYESNTNQAVDSAVRVLKEGGMDAIKLEGGSPSRITAAKSIVEARIAVMGHVVETAMALQEAGCFSVVLECVPPPVAAAATSALHIPTIGIGAGPFCSGQVLVYHDLLGMMQHPHHAKVTPKFCKQYAQVGEVINKALLDYKEEVSEHLFPGPSYSPYKISSSDLDGFLSELQKLGLDKAASAAAASAEKMEHSDSPSSQ encoded by the exons ATGGCTTCATCGCTCGTCAGGAGTTGCTCGCGTGTTTCGAGGGTGGCCTTAACCACCGTCCGGTTTATGAGCAACATACCGGAAAACACGGTTTACGGAGGACCGAAACCGCAAAACCCGAATCAGAGAGTGACTTTGACGCAATTGAGACAGAAACATCGGAAAGGTGAGCCGATAACCGTCGTCACCGCCTACGATTACCCTTCCGCCGTTCACGTCGACACAGCCGGAATCGATGTTTGTCTCGTTGGAGATTCAGCTGCCATGGTTGTCCATGGCTATGACACCACCCTTCCTATCTCCTTAGACGAGATGCTCGTTCACTGTCGCGCCGTCGCTCGTGGAGCCAAAAGGCCACTTCTTGTCGGCGATTTGCCCTTTGGTACTTATGAATCTAACACCAATCAG GCGGTTGATAGTGCAGTTAGAGTGCTCAAGGAAGGAGGAATGGATGCTATTAAACTTGAAGGAGGATCGCCTTCAAGGATCACTGCTGCAAAATCCATTGTGGAAGCACGGATTGCGGTTATGGGACAT GTTGTTGAAACTGCCATGGCTTTACAAGAAGCTGGATGTTTTTCGGTTGTTTTGGAATGTGTTCCGCCTCCCGTGGCTGCTGCTGCAACCTCTGCACTTCATATTCCCACCATTGGTATAGGAGCTGGCCCTTTCTGCAGTGGACAG GTTTTAGTCTACCATGATCTTCTGGGGATGATGCAGCATCCACATCATGCTAAG GTTACTCCAAAGTTTTGCAAACAGTACGCTCAAGTAGGAGAAGTGATCAACAAAGCGCTCTTGGATTATAAGGAAGAAGTATCTGAGCACTTGTTTCCAGGTCCTTCTTACAGCCCTTACAAGATCTCCTCAAGCGACCTTGATGGATTCTTAAGCGAGTTACAGAAGTTGGGCTTAGATAAGGCTGCTTCTGCTGCAGCAGCATCAGCTGAGAAGATGGAGCATTCAGATTCACCATCTTCTCAGTGA
- the LOC104699745 gene encoding B3 domain-containing protein REM20-like isoform X2, giving the protein MVILSASSVVRAALDTQPRLPYNPNAPRKVKKNPNSNSFLPPPLPSPSPVISISVADLLKRPPSKELQPVEVDDTYMGYETWSPSPPKLEKPRSVFNAASLAFIGDSIYELYARRHFLFPPLSIEDYNDRVRAVVRAEAQRPISTLPSSLASYISMAEPEHDDDVLFPRFFKVFVSQTASESFAIPLSFIEFLADPLPNTAKLQGTGGRDWTVSMKKIRDGAYFTAGWSKFAQDHELVDGEFLTFVYDGNRTFEVSVFGRLGCKETRAEAETLELSGSSSDDSEEDEEPSMDVDYDISLGEDEEISQSLYPFEDEETESDAAAVFEGNVDVKALTNPHFPTTLKNRNNELIIPASVVRENELIFGDSVKYIDGEGTLVGLRGKWAVDTVCFKGWNRICRRNRLKKHQDTVECELLHDREKMVHSIRVHVIRGTA; this is encoded by the exons ATGGTGATTTTATCGGCGAGTTCAGTGGTGAGAGCTGCCTTGGATACACAACCTAGGCTTCCGTACAACCCTAATGCGCCGCggaaagtgaagaagaatcCTAACAGTAATTCTTTCTTACCGCCGCCGTTACCTTCACCGTCTCCAGTAATCAGCATCTCCGTCGCCGATTTGCTCAAGCGTCCCCCTAGTAAAG AGTTACAACCTGTTGAAGTTGATGATACTTATATGGGATATGAGACATGGTCTCCAAGTCCACCAAAGTTGGAGAAACCAAGATCAGTCTTCAATGCTGCTTCATTAGCTTTTATAGGCGATTCCATTTACGAG CTTTATGCTCGTAGGCATTTTCTTTTCCCTCCGCTTAGTATTGAAGACTATAACGACCGTGTTAGAGCAGTCGTGCGCGCTGAAGCGCAG AGACCCATTTCGACTCTCCCTTCCTCTCTCGCTTCTTACATCTCCATGGCTGAGCCTGAACATGATGATGACGTTTTGTTCCCTCGTTTCTTCAAGGTGTTCGTCTCTCAAACAGCCTCTGAATCATTT GCGATTCCTTTGTCTTTCATCGAATTCCTTGCTGATCCATTGCCAAACACAGCAAAGCTCCAAGGCACTGGAGGAAGAGATTGGACAGTGAGCATGAAGAAAATACGTGACGGTGCGTATTTTACAGCTGGATGGTCAAAGTTTGCACAGGACCATGAACTTGTGGACGGAGAGTTCTTGACATTCGTGTATGATGGTAACCGAACCTTTGAAGTTAGTGTGTTCGGTCGTTTGGGTTGTAAAGAGACCAGAGCTGAAGCAGAGACACTAGAGCTTTCTGGTTCTAGTTCTGATGAttctgaagaagacgaagaacctTCAATGGATGTTGATTATGACATTAGCTtaggtgaagatgaagaaatcagCCAGAGTCTTTATCCATTTGAGGACGAAGAGACTGAATCTGATGCTGCTGCAG tttttgaaGGGAACGTAGACGTTAAAGCGCTAACTAATCCACACTTTCCAACTACCCTCAAGAACAGGAATAATGAACTG ATTATTCCAGCCAGTGTTGTGAGAGAAAATGAGCTTATATTTGGTGATTCCGTAAAGTACATTGATGGTGAAGGGACCTTGGTAGGGCTTAGAGGCAAATGGGCAGTTGATACGGTTTGTTTCAAAGGATGGAACAGGATTTGCAGAAGGAACAGACTTAAGAAACACCAAGATACTGTTGAATGCGAGCTTCTTCATGACCGAGAGAAAATGGTTCATTCCATCAGAGTCCACGTCATCCGCGGAACTGCTTGA
- the LOC104699745 gene encoding B3 domain-containing protein REM20-like isoform X1, producing MVILSASSVVRAALDTQPRLPYNPNAPRKVKKNPNSNSFLPPPLPSPSPVISISVADLLKRPPSKVELQPVEVDDTYMGYETWSPSPPKLEKPRSVFNAASLAFIGDSIYELYARRHFLFPPLSIEDYNDRVRAVVRAEAQRPISTLPSSLASYISMAEPEHDDDVLFPRFFKVFVSQTASESFAIPLSFIEFLADPLPNTAKLQGTGGRDWTVSMKKIRDGAYFTAGWSKFAQDHELVDGEFLTFVYDGNRTFEVSVFGRLGCKETRAEAETLELSGSSSDDSEEDEEPSMDVDYDISLGEDEEISQSLYPFEDEETESDAAAVFEGNVDVKALTNPHFPTTLKNRNNELIIPASVVRENELIFGDSVKYIDGEGTLVGLRGKWAVDTVCFKGWNRICRRNRLKKHQDTVECELLHDREKMVHSIRVHVIRGTA from the exons ATGGTGATTTTATCGGCGAGTTCAGTGGTGAGAGCTGCCTTGGATACACAACCTAGGCTTCCGTACAACCCTAATGCGCCGCggaaagtgaagaagaatcCTAACAGTAATTCTTTCTTACCGCCGCCGTTACCTTCACCGTCTCCAGTAATCAGCATCTCCGTCGCCGATTTGCTCAAGCGTCCCCCTAGTAAAG TAGAGTTACAACCTGTTGAAGTTGATGATACTTATATGGGATATGAGACATGGTCTCCAAGTCCACCAAAGTTGGAGAAACCAAGATCAGTCTTCAATGCTGCTTCATTAGCTTTTATAGGCGATTCCATTTACGAG CTTTATGCTCGTAGGCATTTTCTTTTCCCTCCGCTTAGTATTGAAGACTATAACGACCGTGTTAGAGCAGTCGTGCGCGCTGAAGCGCAG AGACCCATTTCGACTCTCCCTTCCTCTCTCGCTTCTTACATCTCCATGGCTGAGCCTGAACATGATGATGACGTTTTGTTCCCTCGTTTCTTCAAGGTGTTCGTCTCTCAAACAGCCTCTGAATCATTT GCGATTCCTTTGTCTTTCATCGAATTCCTTGCTGATCCATTGCCAAACACAGCAAAGCTCCAAGGCACTGGAGGAAGAGATTGGACAGTGAGCATGAAGAAAATACGTGACGGTGCGTATTTTACAGCTGGATGGTCAAAGTTTGCACAGGACCATGAACTTGTGGACGGAGAGTTCTTGACATTCGTGTATGATGGTAACCGAACCTTTGAAGTTAGTGTGTTCGGTCGTTTGGGTTGTAAAGAGACCAGAGCTGAAGCAGAGACACTAGAGCTTTCTGGTTCTAGTTCTGATGAttctgaagaagacgaagaacctTCAATGGATGTTGATTATGACATTAGCTtaggtgaagatgaagaaatcagCCAGAGTCTTTATCCATTTGAGGACGAAGAGACTGAATCTGATGCTGCTGCAG tttttgaaGGGAACGTAGACGTTAAAGCGCTAACTAATCCACACTTTCCAACTACCCTCAAGAACAGGAATAATGAACTG ATTATTCCAGCCAGTGTTGTGAGAGAAAATGAGCTTATATTTGGTGATTCCGTAAAGTACATTGATGGTGAAGGGACCTTGGTAGGGCTTAGAGGCAAATGGGCAGTTGATACGGTTTGTTTCAAAGGATGGAACAGGATTTGCAGAAGGAACAGACTTAAGAAACACCAAGATACTGTTGAATGCGAGCTTCTTCATGACCGAGAGAAAATGGTTCATTCCATCAGAGTCCACGTCATCCGCGGAACTGCTTGA
- the LOC104699745 gene encoding B3 domain-containing protein REM20-like isoform X3, translated as MVILSASSVVRAALDTQPRLPYNPNAPRKVKKNPNSNSFLPPPLPSPSPVISISVADLLKRPPSKVELQPVEVDDTYMGYETWSPSPPKLEKPRSVFNAASLAFIGDSIYELYARRHFLFPPLSIEDYNDRVRAVVRAEAQAIPLSFIEFLADPLPNTAKLQGTGGRDWTVSMKKIRDGAYFTAGWSKFAQDHELVDGEFLTFVYDGNRTFEVSVFGRLGCKETRAEAETLELSGSSSDDSEEDEEPSMDVDYDISLGEDEEISQSLYPFEDEETESDAAAVFEGNVDVKALTNPHFPTTLKNRNNELIIPASVVRENELIFGDSVKYIDGEGTLVGLRGKWAVDTVCFKGWNRICRRNRLKKHQDTVECELLHDREKMVHSIRVHVIRGTA; from the exons ATGGTGATTTTATCGGCGAGTTCAGTGGTGAGAGCTGCCTTGGATACACAACCTAGGCTTCCGTACAACCCTAATGCGCCGCggaaagtgaagaagaatcCTAACAGTAATTCTTTCTTACCGCCGCCGTTACCTTCACCGTCTCCAGTAATCAGCATCTCCGTCGCCGATTTGCTCAAGCGTCCCCCTAGTAAAG TAGAGTTACAACCTGTTGAAGTTGATGATACTTATATGGGATATGAGACATGGTCTCCAAGTCCACCAAAGTTGGAGAAACCAAGATCAGTCTTCAATGCTGCTTCATTAGCTTTTATAGGCGATTCCATTTACGAG CTTTATGCTCGTAGGCATTTTCTTTTCCCTCCGCTTAGTATTGAAGACTATAACGACCGTGTTAGAGCAGTCGTGCGCGCTGAAGCGCAG GCGATTCCTTTGTCTTTCATCGAATTCCTTGCTGATCCATTGCCAAACACAGCAAAGCTCCAAGGCACTGGAGGAAGAGATTGGACAGTGAGCATGAAGAAAATACGTGACGGTGCGTATTTTACAGCTGGATGGTCAAAGTTTGCACAGGACCATGAACTTGTGGACGGAGAGTTCTTGACATTCGTGTATGATGGTAACCGAACCTTTGAAGTTAGTGTGTTCGGTCGTTTGGGTTGTAAAGAGACCAGAGCTGAAGCAGAGACACTAGAGCTTTCTGGTTCTAGTTCTGATGAttctgaagaagacgaagaacctTCAATGGATGTTGATTATGACATTAGCTtaggtgaagatgaagaaatcagCCAGAGTCTTTATCCATTTGAGGACGAAGAGACTGAATCTGATGCTGCTGCAG tttttgaaGGGAACGTAGACGTTAAAGCGCTAACTAATCCACACTTTCCAACTACCCTCAAGAACAGGAATAATGAACTG ATTATTCCAGCCAGTGTTGTGAGAGAAAATGAGCTTATATTTGGTGATTCCGTAAAGTACATTGATGGTGAAGGGACCTTGGTAGGGCTTAGAGGCAAATGGGCAGTTGATACGGTTTGTTTCAAAGGATGGAACAGGATTTGCAGAAGGAACAGACTTAAGAAACACCAAGATACTGTTGAATGCGAGCTTCTTCATGACCGAGAGAAAATGGTTCATTCCATCAGAGTCCACGTCATCCGCGGAACTGCTTGA
- the LOC104699744 gene encoding pentatricopeptide repeat-containing protein At3g61520, mitochondrial-like — translation MSIVLSISRRRNSYVLLNHVRFLRRVCDDVEPPRPEIKSESQESVVAKFLENLKKLPQHDWASSESLSSLLVSSSSVSPVAFAQITRRLGSYSQAISFFEYLDAKSESLNRRDASLSLTLQSVIEFAGREGPESRDKLLQLYEIAKEKNIPLTVVAAKLLIRWFGRVGMVNQSVIVYEGLDSDMKNTPVRNVVIGVLLRNGLVDDAFKVLDEMLQKESVFPPNRITADIVLHEVWKGRLLTEGKLIGLISRFSSHGVSPNSVWLTRFINSLCKYGGSTNAAWDILSDLMKNNAPLEAPPFNALLSCLGRNMNIGRMSDLVLKMDEIGIRPDVVTLGILINTLCKSRRVDEALQVFEQMCGKRSEDGNVIKADSILFNTLIDGLCKTWRLEEAEELLARMKVEESCAPNAVTYNCLIDGYCRAGKLETAKEVVSQMKEAGIKPNVVTLNSIVGGMCRHHGLNMAVLFFMDMEKEGVKGNVITYMTLIHACCSVSNIEKAMHWYDKMLEAGCSPDANIYYALISGLCQARQDHDAIRVVEKLKEGGFSLDLLAYNILIGLFCDKNNAEKVYEMLTDMEKEGMKPDSITYNTLISFFGRHKDFQSVQKMMEQMREDGLDPTVVTYGAVIEAYCSVGELNEAMKLFKEMGLQSKVKPNTVIYNILINAFSKLGNYEQALSLKEEMKKMVRPNVETYNALFNCLKEKSQTETLLKLMDEMVEQSCEPNQITMEILMERLSGSNELVKLRKFMQGYSVATRTEKASPFDVFGLG, via the coding sequence ATGAGTATCGTGCTATCAATTTCCCGGCGCCGGAACTCTTATGTTCTGCTCAACCATGTCAGATTCCTCCGCCGAGTTTGTGATGATGTTGAACCACCACGGCCGGAAATCAAATCGGAGAGCCAGGAATCCGTAGTAGCAAAATTTTTGGAGAACCTTAAAAAGCTCCCGCAACATGATTGGGCGTCGAGCGAGTCGCTAAGTTCACTTctcgtatcttcttcttctgtttctcctGTAGCATTCGCTCAAATCACGCGGCGGCTAGGATCGTACTCTCAAGCAATCTCGTTCTTCGAGTACCTGGATGCGAAATCTGAGTCTCTTAATCGCCGTGATGCATCTCTCTCCTTGACATTGCAATCGGTTATTGAATTCGCCGGTAGGGAAGGACCTGAATCGCGGGATAAACTTCTCCAGCTTTACGAGATTGCCAAAGAGAAGAACATCCCGCTTACTGTTGTTGCCGCTAAGCTTCTGATCCGATGGTTTGGGCGTGTGGGTATGGTGAATCAGTCGGTTATTGTATACGAAGGGCTCGATTCGGATATGAAAAACACGCCAGTTCGTAATGTTGTAATCGGTGTGTTGCTAAGAAATGGACTTGTGGATGATGCCTTCAAGGTGCTCGACGAAATGCTTCAGAAAGAATCAGTTTTTCCTCCTAATAGAATCACAGCGGATATTGTGTTGCACGAGGTTTGGAAGGGAAGGCTTTTGACTGAAGGAAAGCTCATTGGGTTGATTTCAAGATTTAGCTCTCATGGTGTCTCCCCAAACTCTGTTTGGCTGACTCGGTTTATTAATAGTCTATGCAAATATGGTGGTAGCACCAATGCAGCTTGGGATATTTTGAGCGACCTGATGAAGAACAATGCCCCACTTGAAGCTCCTCCCTTCAATGCGCTCTTGTCATGCTTAGGAAGGAATATGAACATTGGTAGAATGAGTGATTTAGTCTTGAAGATGGATGAGATAGGAATTAGGCCTGATGTTGTGACTTTAGGGATCCTTATTAACACTTTGTGCAAATCAAGGAGGGTCGATGAAGCACTCCAAGTTTTTGAACAAATGTGTGGAAAGAGAAGTGAAGATGGGAATGTGATTAAAGCTGATTCGATTCTTTTTAATACTCTCATTGACGGGCTCTGCAAGACGTGGAGGttggaagaagcagaggagTTGTTGGCAAGGATGAAGGTGGAAGAGAGTTGTGCGCCCAATGCAGTTACTTATAATTGCTTGATCGATGGGTATTGCAGAGCTGGAAAGCTTGAGACGGCTAAAGAAGTTGTTTCTCAGATGAAGGAGGCCGGGATCAAACCGAATGTGGTTACTCTTAATTCAATCGTTGGTGGGATGTGCAGGCACCATGGATTGAACATGGCGGTTCTTTTCTTTATGGATATGGAAAAGGAAGGCGTGAAAGGGAATGTGATTACTTATATGACATTGATCCATGCTTGTTGCAGCGTCAGTAACATAGAAAAGGCTATGCATTGGTATGATAAAATGTTGGAAGCTGGTTGTTCTCCTGATGCAAATATCTATTATGCTTTGATCTCTGGATTGTGCCAAGCTAGGCAGGATCATGACGCCATTAGAGTGGTGGAGAAACTGAAAGAGGGAGGGTTTTCTCTTGACTTATTGGCTTACAACATTCTTATTGGGTTGTTTTGTGATAAGAATAATGCAGAGAAAGTCTATGAGATGCTAACCGATATGGAAAAAGAAGGGATGAAACCTGATTCCATCACTTACAACACTCTCATTTCGTTTTTCGGCAGACACAAGGACTTCCAGAGTGTTCAGAAAATGATGGAGCAGATGAGAGAAGACGGGTTAGACCCGACTGTTGTAACGTATGGAGCGGTAATCGAAGCTTATTGTTCAGTCGGAGAATTAAACGAAGCAATGAAGCTCTTCAAGGAAATGGGTTTGCAGTCAAAGGTCAAGCCGAACACTGTGATATACAACATTCTCATAAACGCATTTTCTAAGCTGGGGAATTACGAACAAGCTCTGTCGCTGAAAGAGGaaatgaagaagatggtgagGCCTAATGTTGAAACTTACAATGCCTTGTTTAACTGTCTCAAAGAGAAGAGCCAAACTGAGACATTGCTTAAGCTGATGGATGAGATGGTAGAACAGTCCTGTGAACCAAATCAGATCACCATGGAGATTCTAATGGAGCGTCTCTCAGGTTCTAATGAGTTAGTTAAGCTGAGGAAGTTTATGCAAGGTTATTCTGTTGCTACTCGGACTGAGAAAGCTTCACCTTTCGATGTCTTTGGCTTGGGATAG